Proteins from a single region of Pyxidicoccus xibeiensis:
- a CDS encoding GDYXXLXY domain-containing protein translates to MRAKIVFGGLALALLVPAGLVAQKEYVLATGRTVLLELAPRDPRSLIQGDYMVLDYAVSREQWENVTLQPDDGYLVLRLDEQGVGRFVRFDSKETPLAPGEFKLRYRVRQRRVRLGAESFFFQEGHAERYERARYGELSVAGSGASVLVGLRDEARQPLGGDER, encoded by the coding sequence ATGCGCGCGAAGATTGTCTTTGGCGGACTGGCGCTCGCGCTCCTCGTGCCCGCGGGGCTCGTGGCGCAGAAGGAGTATGTGCTGGCCACCGGCCGCACGGTGCTGCTGGAGCTGGCGCCGAGGGACCCGCGCTCGCTCATCCAGGGCGACTACATGGTGCTGGACTACGCCGTCAGCCGCGAGCAGTGGGAGAACGTGACGCTGCAACCGGACGATGGGTACCTGGTGCTGCGCCTGGACGAGCAGGGCGTGGGACGCTTCGTGCGCTTCGACTCGAAGGAGACGCCGCTGGCGCCCGGAGAGTTCAAGCTGCGCTACCGCGTCCGCCAGCGCCGCGTGCGCCTGGGCGCGGAGTCCTTCTTCTTCCAGGAGGGCCACGCGGAACGGTACGAGCGGGCGCGCTATGGCGAGCTGAGCGTGGCGGGCAGCGGCGCCAGCGTGCTCGTGGGGCTGCGGGACGAAGCGCGCCAGCCCCTGGGCGGCGACGAGCGGTGA
- a CDS encoding DUF4401 domain-containing protein: MARRPSLQDVLSGLQAEGHLAPDAQERARATMEVYQRTDMATPWFVKALAGFGAWVAAGFLISFFACVGLWDNEVAVIILGVIFAGVATGMRRSTRGVFLEQLALALCLAGATMVTAGIGEATNSEVAAAVVQLLVGAVLVAVFPDAILRFLMALGMAAAAVFLLWKGLGELGMQLGLVGFAVLVHVLFLDGARWRRGRWGDVVGPAAYALACGIMSALLALCFIGIFDRPFHEEGISTPDPLLTLGLTAVTLYTAWRVMKELSLEASGVAGAAVFVALGLIALLTLHTPAVIAAVGMMVLAFHRRSTVLLGLAVAFLLVSGSWYYYDLSLTLLAKALALTGSGLVFLGLRLFLLRRFPAATAEVR, from the coding sequence ATGGCGCGCCGTCCCTCGCTGCAAGACGTACTGAGCGGGCTGCAGGCGGAGGGGCACCTGGCCCCCGACGCCCAGGAGCGGGCCCGCGCCACCATGGAGGTCTACCAGCGCACCGACATGGCCACGCCCTGGTTCGTGAAGGCGCTCGCCGGCTTCGGGGCCTGGGTGGCCGCCGGGTTCCTCATCAGCTTCTTCGCCTGCGTCGGGCTCTGGGACAATGAGGTGGCCGTCATCATCCTCGGGGTCATCTTCGCTGGCGTGGCCACGGGGATGCGGCGGTCGACCCGGGGCGTCTTCCTGGAGCAGCTGGCGCTGGCGCTCTGCCTTGCCGGGGCGACGATGGTGACGGCGGGCATCGGCGAGGCGACGAACAGCGAGGTGGCCGCGGCCGTCGTGCAGCTCCTCGTGGGCGCGGTGCTCGTCGCCGTCTTCCCGGATGCCATCCTGCGCTTCCTGATGGCGCTCGGCATGGCGGCGGCGGCGGTGTTCCTGCTCTGGAAGGGGCTGGGAGAGCTGGGGATGCAGCTGGGGCTGGTGGGGTTCGCCGTGCTCGTCCACGTGCTCTTCCTGGACGGGGCCCGGTGGCGGCGGGGGCGCTGGGGCGACGTGGTGGGCCCCGCGGCCTACGCGCTGGCCTGCGGCATCATGAGTGCGCTGCTCGCGCTGTGCTTCATCGGCATCTTCGACCGGCCCTTCCACGAGGAGGGCATCTCCACCCCGGACCCGCTGCTCACGCTGGGGCTGACGGCGGTGACGCTGTACACCGCGTGGCGGGTGATGAAGGAGCTTTCGCTGGAGGCCTCGGGCGTGGCCGGGGCGGCGGTGTTCGTCGCGCTGGGGCTCATCGCGCTGCTGACGCTGCACACGCCGGCCGTCATCGCCGCGGTGGGGATGATGGTGCTCGCCTTCCACCGACGGAGCACGGTGCTGCTGGGGCTGGCGGTGGCGTTCCTGCTCGTGTCGGGCAGCTGGTACTACTACGACCTGAGCCTCACGCTGCTGGCCAAGGCGCTCGCGCTGACGGGCAGCGGGCTGGTGTTCCTGGGTCTGCGATTGTTCCTGCTGCGGCGCTTCCCCGCCGCGACGGCGGAGGTGCGGTGA
- a CDS encoding DUF2157 domain-containing protein — MPKAPLDLDATPERLRALADAGVLPPAALERAHHLAVATPSRPQWRGFLSTSLMGLGTLLVLSGVIYFFAYNWAALHRFGKLGLIAVAMTGTAVAAWRLGEGLAGQLALLASAVLVGALLAVYGQAYQTGADPYELFVGWAILILPWVALSRFAPLWLFLLVLVNTGVVLFWAQVLDGDEDTVSWLAVALGLLNGFAWATYEHFANVRVAWLQRRLVPRVLAVMTAGPLLAAAVVFIVAPSEVGPGAGVALLLVLATLAAEYALHRHLHGELFLLTLGVLSAMTLVTTAVGRFLFIDTDAEELSLFIMPFVVIGEVALAVWWLRNEARTTGVTEES; from the coding sequence GTGCCGAAAGCCCCCCTCGACCTGGATGCGACGCCCGAGCGCCTGCGCGCGCTCGCGGATGCCGGTGTCCTTCCGCCCGCCGCGCTGGAGCGCGCCCACCACCTGGCCGTCGCCACGCCCTCGCGGCCCCAGTGGCGCGGCTTCCTGTCCACCTCGCTGATGGGGCTGGGCACGCTGCTGGTGCTCTCCGGCGTCATCTACTTCTTCGCCTACAACTGGGCGGCCCTGCACCGCTTCGGGAAGCTGGGCCTCATCGCGGTGGCGATGACGGGCACCGCGGTGGCCGCCTGGCGGCTGGGAGAAGGGCTCGCGGGACAGCTCGCGCTGCTGGCCTCGGCGGTGCTCGTGGGCGCGCTGCTGGCCGTCTACGGACAGGCGTACCAGACGGGCGCGGACCCGTACGAGCTGTTCGTCGGCTGGGCCATCCTCATCCTTCCCTGGGTGGCGCTGTCCCGCTTCGCGCCGCTGTGGCTGTTCCTGCTGGTGCTGGTGAACACCGGCGTCGTCCTCTTCTGGGCCCAGGTGCTCGACGGGGACGAGGACACCGTGTCATGGCTCGCCGTGGCGCTGGGCCTGCTCAACGGCTTCGCCTGGGCCACGTACGAGCACTTCGCCAACGTGCGCGTGGCCTGGCTCCAGCGCCGCCTGGTGCCCCGGGTGCTGGCGGTGATGACGGCGGGCCCGCTGCTCGCGGCGGCGGTGGTCTTCATCGTCGCGCCGTCCGAGGTGGGCCCCGGGGCCGGGGTGGCGCTGCTGCTCGTGCTGGCCACGCTGGCCGCGGAGTACGCGCTGCACCGGCACCTGCACGGCGAGCTCTTCCTGCTCACCCTGGGCGTACTGAGCGCGATGACGCTCGTCACCACGGCGGTGGGCCGCTTCCTCTTCATCGACACGGACGCGGAGGAGCTCAGCCTCTTCATCATGCCCTTCGTCGTCATCGGCGAGGTGGCGCTCGCGGTGTGGTGGCTGCGCAACGAGGCCCGGACCACGGGCGTCACGGAGGAGTCCTGA
- a CDS encoding fimbrial protein, translated as MATMKCPKCGRALDVTGLAPGSGLTCACGNVTTVQAGGTSRKTLYIILGVVGVLLLCPCVGIVSAVAIPNFLKFQARAKQAECKMYLKGWYAAQASQYSSAQTYEPVFSKVGFAPERGNRYAYFAGEGPMEARTQAQAEAAEGAVAVGVDTFKFATQGPISLSDLPPDVSAQVGLSGECPECAITAACAGNVDNDETLDVWVVSTRALDLQDEDGNPVAAGQVVNVVNDVNN; from the coding sequence ATGGCGACCATGAAGTGCCCGAAGTGCGGCCGTGCGCTCGACGTGACGGGACTCGCGCCGGGCTCGGGCCTCACCTGTGCCTGTGGCAATGTGACGACCGTCCAGGCGGGGGGCACCAGCCGCAAGACGCTCTACATCATCCTGGGCGTCGTCGGCGTGCTGCTGCTCTGCCCGTGTGTGGGCATCGTGTCCGCCGTCGCCATCCCCAACTTCCTCAAGTTCCAGGCGCGCGCGAAGCAGGCCGAGTGCAAGATGTACCTGAAGGGCTGGTACGCGGCCCAGGCGTCGCAGTACTCCTCCGCGCAGACCTACGAGCCGGTCTTCTCGAAGGTGGGCTTCGCGCCCGAGCGTGGCAATCGCTACGCGTACTTCGCGGGAGAGGGGCCGATGGAGGCTCGCACCCAGGCGCAGGCGGAGGCGGCGGAGGGCGCGGTGGCGGTGGGGGTGGACACCTTCAAGTTCGCGACCCAGGGGCCCATCTCCCTGTCGGACCTGCCCCCGGACGTCTCCGCGCAGGTCGGGCTGTCCGGCGAGTGCCCCGAGTGCGCCATCACCGCGGCGTGCGCGGGGAACGTCGACAACGACGAGACGCTGGACGTGTGGGTCGTCTCCACCCGGGCGCTCGACCTCCAGGACGAGGACGGGAATCCGGTAGCGGCGGGTCAGGTCGTCAACGTCGTGAACGACGTCAATAACTGA